The Bacteroidia bacterium genomic interval ACTTATGTTTGAGCCCCGAGGGCACGACATGATGTCGGGAAGTATTCTCTATCCGCCCAGTGATCCTGCAAATGATATCGGCATACTTTTTATCGAAACCAGCGGCTGCCTACCAATGTGCGGGCATGGAACCATAGGTACAGTAACCATCGCTTTAGAGGAAGGATTGGTGCAGCCTAAAGTTCCCGGGAAATTGAAGTTAGAAACTCCTGCCGGCTTGGTTAAAGTAGTCTATACAGAAAAAAATGGGAAGATTTCCTCCGTTCGACTAACCAATATCCCCTCTTTTCTTTATAAAGAGAATTTGACAGTCGATTGTCCTGATCTGGGAGAATTGGTGTTGGATGTAGCTTATGGAGGAAACTTCTATGCTATTGTAGATCCACAAGAATCCTTCTCAGGGATTGAAGACTATACGGCAGGTGATCTTATTAGGTGGAGCCCGATAATAAGAGAACGTCTAAACCAGAAATACGAATTCCAGCATCCGCTTTATCCGGAAATCAAGGGCCTCAGCCACTTGCTCTGGACCGGTAAAACCTTGAGTCCGGAGGCGGATGCCAGGAATGCCGTATTCTATGGCGATAAAGCCATCGATCGTTCTCCTTGCGGTACGGGCACCTCTGCTCGTATGGCTCAATGGGCCGCCAAAGGCAAACTCAAAAAAGGAGATCGTTTCGTTCACGAAAGTTTCATCGGTTCTACCTTCATCGGAAGGGTAGAAGAGGAGACCAGCTGTGGAGAATATCCGGCCATCATTCCCAGTATAGAAGGCTGGGCCAAAATCACGGGCTACAACAACATCATCATAGATGATGAAGACGATCCTTATGCCCATGGCTTTCAAGTGATTTAAGGAAATTCTATTTAGCTCAATCAAATTATTCTGTGCCAGAGCAACTGGAATTTTTGCTTCTTTTTCATTTTGGGAAAAGAAGAAACCTCAAAAAATAAAAAGAGCAAATGCATATTCATATCGTTGGCGGCGGCATCATCGGCCTATGCTCTGCCTGGTATCTGAAAAAAGCCGGATGTGAAGTAACAATCATTGACCGAAGTGATCTTTCGGATGGTACCTCTCATGGAAATGCGGGTATGATTGTTCCCAGTCATTTTGTGCCACTCGCAGCGCCGGGAGTGATCGCACAGGGAATCAAATGGATGTTTCAGGAGAAAAGCCCATTTTACATCCGTCCTCGCCTCAATCTGGAATTGGGTCAATGGCTCTGGCATTTTTATCGTTCCTGTAGCAAAGAAAAAGTACAGGCAGCTATGCCCATTCTCTTTCAGTTCAATGAATGGAGCAAGGAACTATATAAAGCTTTTTCAGAAGAGGAGGGCTTTGATTTTTCTTATGAGGAAAAAGGGCTGCTCATGTTGTACAAGACAGCTAAAGCGGAAGAAGAAGAAGGGGAACTTGCAGAGCAGGCTCATAAACTCGGCATTGAGGCCGAGATCATCTCCCAATCCGGATTACAGGAACTTGAACCGGGTATCCGGATTGATGCACGTGGAGGGATACTCTTTCCCGGAGATGCCCATCTCTACCCAAATCAATTTATTGCTCGCTTGATTGCTGCTTTGAAAAAAGAAGGAGTGAAATTTAAAACAGGGCAAACAGTCTCTGACTTTAATTATTCAAATGATAAAATCACCCAAATTCGCCTGGATTCAGGCGAAGATTTGGAAGTAGATCAGCTTTTACTTTGCTCGGGAAGTTGGACTGCTCGTATCCTCAAAAAACTGGGGCAAAAGATGCTTTTGCAAGATGGTAGAGGCTATTCATTTACCCTCAAAGATCCAGCTTTGCGACCCGGTATTCCCACCATCCTTACAGAAGCCAAAGTAGCGGTAACTCCCATGGGCAAAGACCTGCGTATAGGAGGCTCTTTAGAACTCAGCAATCTGTCCACCAAAATCAATCCGAAACGACTTGCGGGGATTTATGAAAGTATGCCCAGATATTATCCCGATCTTTCCTTCGAAAGTCCTGACTTAGGAGAAGTTTGGCAGGGATATAGACCTTGCACACCAGATGGTATGCCTTATATTGATAAATCAAATCAAATAGAAAACCTGGCAATAGCGACAGGTCACGGTATGATGGGAATGAGTCTGGGACCAGCCACGGGCAAACTGCTGAGTGAAATTATGACCAGGCAAAAGCCGAGCATTGAAACCCGGCTTTTCTCTTTGAATAGATTCTAGTTATGTTGTTGGGCCATTTCCCAGCCAATCAGAGCTTTCTTTCTATCACTACCCCAGCGATATTCCCCGAGTTTGCCTTCTTTGCGTATCACTCGATGACAGGGAATTAGATAGGCAATAGGATTCCTGCCCACAGCCGTTCCTACAGCCCGGACTGCTTTGGGATTCGCAATTTGTTCTGCTAAATCTCCATAGGTTGTAAGCTGCCCGCTGGGAATATTTAGGAGAGCTTCCCAGACTTTCAGTTGAAAGTTCGTTCCCTGAACAAATAGACTTAATTCCCCTTGTTTATTTCGGTGGAAAATTTGGTCAACAATGTGGAGGGTTTCCTCCAGGCTTTCAACCAAAGAGGCTAATGCCCACTTCTCTTTGAATTGCTGAACTTCCTGTTCTTTTGTTTCCTCGGAAAGAAAAGCCAGTGCACAAACTCCTCGGTCGGTTTTAGCAATCAGACAATCTCCAAATGGGGTGGAATGAATACCATAATAAATGATAAGACCTTTGCCCATATTTCGGTATTCGGCAGGTGTCATCGCTTCGATTTTTACAAAGAGATCATAGACCCGCGATTGAGAAGATAAGCCCGCCAAGTCTGCCGCCTGGTCTATACTTTTAACCTCATGGATCTTCTCCCTCAAAAAATCAATGGAGAGAAATTGCATGAATTTTTTAGGACTAACGCCAGCCCATGCACTAAACATCTTTTGAAAGTGGTCTGGGGAAAGGTGAACCTTGTCGGCAATTTCATCCAAACTGGGTCTCTCCTTGAAGTTCTCCGCGATGTATTTGATCGATTGCTCAATCCTTTGGTAATCTATTTGTGCTTGTTCCATCATTATTTTTTCTCAAAACTAGGAGAGTTAGCTGCTGTTTTCAACCTGATTCTTGTGCTGTTGAAGCAAATTGAAGAGAGCTCTGCTGTTCTTGTGTTCAAGTATTCATGAAAATATCCATTAGAACACAAGAACACAAGAACACTTTGACACCCCAAAAATATCTCTACCTTTATCCTCAGAAACATCGGACTACTCAATTCGCAATTTTCTAGCATGAAACGGATTATATTTCTTCTGGGACTCCTTCTATTTTTTGCCTTCAGTTATCTGTACCTGATCCAGGATTTCTCAAAAACAAAAAGTAACCTTATCTACAATGGAATCATCCTCACCATGGAGGCTGTTCATCCATCTGTGGAGGCTATTTTTGTGGAAGATGGCATCATCCAGGCTGTAGGGAAATATGATGAACTAAAGGATCTGGCTGATGAGGATACGGAAGTGCTGGACCTGGATGGGAATACCCTGATGCCGGGATTTATTGATAGCCATACGCATGCGGTTGGCAGTAGTTTTCTCCATTCCATGATAGACTTGAGCGGCTTTAAACACAACCGTCCGGAGGAAGTCTGGACCCATTTGGAATCAGAAGTAAAGAATTTTGATAAGGGAGAATGGATTGTGTGTAAAGGCCTCGATCCGGTTTTGGTAAAAGGATTGATCCCTCCTCATATTTCCTATCTGGATTCTATTGCTCCTGACAATCCTTTATTTATTATTTCCCAAAGCCTCCATTCCCAATGGGCAAACAGCCTGGCATTTCAAGAAGTAGGAATTGATGAAAATAGTCCGGATCCCTCAGCGAGTAGCTATTATGAAAAAGACGAAGCGGGGAAGCTCACAGGATTTATAGCTGAACAAGAAGCATTCTATCCTTTTCGCCTGAAATTGGTAGAAGCAGGAAGAGAGCAATTGGTGAAATCAATAGTCCAAGTCATGGATCAATATGCAGCTTATGGAAATACTACGATAGCCACTCTGGGGATGAGTACCAATGATCCCAATGCCTTTCGCCTATACGAACATCTTTCCTCTGAAAAGCCGGGCCTCCTCAACCAGGTACTGGTTAAGTTCGGTATGCTTCCCGAACGGAAAGCTGGGGTGAGACATTTTGCCTATATCCGGAAAGATGCCATCAATCTTCTGCCTTCCAGTCCTGAAAATGGGGATGATTTTTTTAAAGTATTGGGCGTAAAATTTTGGTATGATGGCTCGCCCTATACAGGTTCGATGTATGTAGAAGAACCCTATCTGGTTTCTCCACTTACAAAAGAAGGATTTCTGATTCCGGATGGATGGAGAGGGGAAGCCTTGATTGAGCATGATAGCCTGGAACATTGGGTGAAAAAATACCAGTCGGAAGGTTGGCAAATAGCGATTCATGCCCAGGGAGATTTAGCCATTCGAGAAATTTTGGAAGTCCTGGAGAAAAATCCTGCAGGGAAAGACAAAAGGACCCGACTGGAACATTGCATATTGCTGGCTGAGTCGAGCATACCCAAAATGAAAGAATTAGGGATTACTCCCAATTTCCACATCAATCATCTCTACTACTATGGACAGGCGCTGAGGGATGAGATCATTGGGCCAGAAAGAGCTGAAAAACTATTGCCTATAAAAACCGCAGCTAATGCAGGTCTCGCTTATGCTATGCATGCCGATAAACCCATGTTTGAAAGTGATCCGATAAGCCTTATGTCCACCGCAATCCAAAGGCAAACCCGGCAAGGAGATACCCTGGGATTTGATCAGGCTTTGAGTATAGAGGAAAGTTTGAGAGCAATGACGATAAACGCTGCCTGGCAACTCCAAATGGAAGATAAGATTGGATCTATTAAAGCAGGCAAGTATGCTGATTTTGTAGTTCTGGATCAAAATCCTCTGCAAACTAGTCCGGAGAATTTCAGAGATATCTCTATCTTACAAACAATTGTAAACGGTAATACTGTTTATAAAAATGAATAGCGCCTCAATATTAAAGTAGTCCAACATACTTTAATCAGATAACCCATGAAAAAACTTAGCTTAGTCTTTCTTTGCCTGATTCTATCTACCGCAAGCTTCACCCAATCCAAGAAAGCTAAAAAACTCTACGACAAAGCCTATAAAGCTGCTCAGGATGGCTATGCGATTGAAGCCTCCGTGCATTTGACTGACGCCATTGTACTCTACAAAGACTATGCAGAAGCATATGAACTGAGAGCCCTCTGCTTCCTCGCGATGAACAGAGAGAGTCAAGCTGCCAAGGATTTTGAGAAAGCAGCTGAAATAAATCCCAAAATGATGCGGTCTTTAGCTAATCTGATTGATATTAATCGGAAGGCTGAAAATTGGGAAAAGGTTGCTAAATATGCCGCCGTCATTTATGAACATCATGCCTATAATGGCTGTCGGGCGATGTATGAGTGGGGAGATGCATTAGAAAAAATGGGGAATATTGAACTAGCCAAAGAGAAGTACAAAACGTTTTTAGGCATGGATTGCAAGGAGATGAAAAATGAAAGCATGAAAGTAGAGCAATCCCTTCGCTTGTTACGAAATTAGAGAATTTTTATTCCTCCTTTTTGAAGTTTACCTTTGGAGAACCCCCATTTTTTGTCAACCTAAATACTGACTTGAAATGAAGAAGTTTTTTCTCTTTTTGCTTACTGTTCTATTTCTCTCAGGCAGTAAGTTGCATGCGCAGAACTACAAAACATCTCTTGGGCTTCGCATAGGTCCTTACTATGGAGTTACCCTCAAGCATTTTACCCGCAATGTCCGGGCGCTGGAATTTATCCTCGTGACCCGAAGGGGAGGAGTAGGACTAACTGGTTTATATGAGATTCATACACGGGCGTTTGGCCTGGATCGACTTCAGGCATATGGCGGAATTGGGGGGCATGTGAATATCTTCGATCGCTACGATTCCAATTTTTGGGATTGGGATGATGACCGGGATAGAGATGGAATAAATTTGGGAAATGACCAATTGCTCAATATTGGCCTGGATATGGTTTTGGGCCTTGAGTACACCATTAAAGAATTGCCTTTCAATGTCGGCATTGATTGGAAACCTGCCATCAACCTAATTGGGGACTATGGTTTATCTTCAGATCAATTCGCCATATCTTTTAGATTTGTATTTCGCTAAGTCAAGATTATAAGCCTCTTATGATGTCTATTTATCGCTACTTATTACTACTGGGCTTTTTGGGTCTGGTTCAGCTTTCTTTTACCCAAAAAAGGGCCCTGAAGATTGATGATTATTTCTCTTTCCAACAAGTTCAATCTCCCCTGATCAGTCCGGATGGAAAATGGGTGGCATGGTTACAGCGGGAAATTATGTTTAAGGAGGAAAAGTCAGAAACTAGTCTTTGGATGAAATCCCTGGAAGGCGGTGAGCCGATCCGGATGACAGCTAAAGGAAGTAGCGTCAGTCAACATCGCTGGAGCCCGGATGGAAAATATCTCAGTTTCATGGCAAATAGAAATGAGAGTAAAAGCCAGGTCTGGGTTTTAAACAGACAAGGGGGAGAAGCCCAGCAACTGACCAAAGTGAAGCAAGGAATCGGAGGATATGAATGGTCGCCGGATGGCAAACAATTGTTGCTGAGTATTCGGGAAGAGCCCAAAAAAGAGAAAAAGGAAAAAGATGCCAAGAAGGAAAGTCCCAAGCCCTGGGTAATAGACCGACTTCAATTCAAAAGAGACTATACTGGATATCTGGATACATTACATACTCATTTGTTTGTTCAAACAGTCGGAGATACAGGGCTTACGCAATTGACCCTGGGAGATTTTGATGCAGGCCAGGCAAGTTGGAGTCCGGATGGGAGCAAGGTTGTTTTTGTAAGTAATCGGACCGATAATCCAGATGCAAATTCCAATACGGATATCTGGATGGTATCCATAGATAAACCGGCTGAGTTAAGCCAACTCACGCAAAATCCAGGATCTGATTATTCACCTGCCTGGAGTCCTGATGGTAAATCCATCGCCTATATTACTTCTACTCAACCTGAGATCATTTGGTATGCTACCAATCATTTAGCCATGCTGTCTTTGGAAGGAAAGAAAAGCAAAGTGCTGACTTCAAAGCTGGATCGAAACATTTCTCGGCCCAAATTTTCTTCAGATGGAACTACTATTTATTTCAATTTAGAAGACAGTGGAGAATCTCAGCTTGCCCGTATGTCATTGAAGAATGGGAAAATAGAGCGTTTGGTGAAAGGCAATGACATTCTCAGAGGCTATGATCTGCATACTTCAGGAAATATCGCGATGGCAGTAAGTCGATCCGATTTGCCGGGAGAGGTATTTCTCTACCGTCAGACGGGTATTCAACAATTGACTGAGGTAAACAAAGAGATTTTGGATTCTTTACACTTGGCCTCTGTTGAATCGATCACATTTAAAAGCAATGACGGAACTGATATTGAAGGATTCTTTTATAAGCCTTTCGGTTTTGAAAATGGGAAGAAATATCCGACCCTTCTACGCATACATGGAGGACCAGTATCTCAATATACTTCTGCCTTTAATTTCGAAGCTCAGCTTTTTGCTGCTCAGGGTTATCTGGTGATCATGACCAATCCTCGGGGCTCTTCGGGCTACGGACAGGATTTTTCTATGGCCATTTTTCAGGATTGGGGAAAGAAAGACTATGAGGATGTCATGGCAGGAGTGGATTATGCCATCACACAAGGATGGGCCGATGAGAATAAATTGGGCGTAGGGGGCTGGTCCTATGGGGGAATCCTGACAAACTATGTCATTACACAAACTACACGTTTCCATGCCGCAATTTCAGGTGCAAGTGAGGTCTTATATGTAGCAAACTATGGGCATGATCATTATCAGCTACAGTGGGAAAAGGAATTTGGGCTTCCCTGGGAGAACCGGGAACTTTGGGAAAAGATCTCTCCATTCAACTACCTGACCAGGGTAAAAACGCCTACCTTGATTATGGGAGGAGAACATGATTGGAATGTACCCATTCTGAATTCAGAGCAAATGTATCAGGCGTTAAAAAGATTGGGAGTTCAAACCCAATTGGTGGTCTATCCCAATGAACATCACGGAATACGTCGGCCCAGTTTTATAAAGGATAGGTATCAAAGATATCTGGATTGGTATGCAAAATACCTCAATCCATAGAAAATAAGGGTCAGGCAATTTGCCTGACCCTTGAACTTAACACAAATGCTTGCTAATCAATCGACAAAATTCTAATTCAATCTGAGTTCAGCGACCTCTATTTTCATGATGTTGACATTGCTATCATGAGCACCTAAGGACAGACCTTTAATAACGGCTACTTTATCCCCATAATCTTCTGTCAATTTATAGGACTGTTCATAGCCTCCTTGGGTGCCGATAAAAGTTTCTTTTTCTGTTCCGTATTTGAATTGGCAATCAATTTCATCCAGGCTTATTTCCCGGTAAGAGAATCGTGCTCGATTTATGTTGTTGTTTGAAGCTCTTAAAGCAATCCCGGTGATCACTGCATTTCCGGGTGCTTCAAAGTTTATTTCCCCATCCCCATCAGCACTTCCACTGGCTTTGATGACTCTCTTTGCTCCTAAAGTTCCATCAGGATTTTGCTTCTTCACAATGAGGTGTAAAATGCGAATCGTACTGTTTTTAATGCCGGGTGAATTATGCATACTTGCACGCAT includes:
- a CDS encoding 4-hydroxyproline epimerase, which encodes MRKTFFCVDAHTCGNPVRLVAGGGPQLEGSNMMERRLHFLKEFDWIRKGLMFEPRGHDMMSGSILYPPSDPANDIGILFIETSGCLPMCGHGTIGTVTIALEEGLVQPKVPGKLKLETPAGLVKVVYTEKNGKISSVRLTNIPSFLYKENLTVDCPDLGELVLDVAYGGNFYAIVDPQESFSGIEDYTAGDLIRWSPIIRERLNQKYEFQHPLYPEIKGLSHLLWTGKTLSPEADARNAVFYGDKAIDRSPCGTGTSARMAQWAAKGKLKKGDRFVHESFIGSTFIGRVEEETSCGEYPAIIPSIEGWAKITGYNNIIIDDEDDPYAHGFQVI
- a CDS encoding FAD-dependent oxidoreductase, with translation MHIHIVGGGIIGLCSAWYLKKAGCEVTIIDRSDLSDGTSHGNAGMIVPSHFVPLAAPGVIAQGIKWMFQEKSPFYIRPRLNLELGQWLWHFYRSCSKEKVQAAMPILFQFNEWSKELYKAFSEEEGFDFSYEEKGLLMLYKTAKAEEEEGELAEQAHKLGIEAEIISQSGLQELEPGIRIDARGGILFPGDAHLYPNQFIARLIAALKKEGVKFKTGQTVSDFNYSNDKITQIRLDSGEDLEVDQLLLCSGSWTARILKKLGQKMLLQDGRGYSFTLKDPALRPGIPTILTEAKVAVTPMGKDLRIGGSLELSNLSTKINPKRLAGIYESMPRYYPDLSFESPDLGEVWQGYRPCTPDGMPYIDKSNQIENLAIATGHGMMGMSLGPATGKLLSEIMTRQKPSIETRLFSLNRF
- a CDS encoding methylated-DNA--[protein]-cysteine S-methyltransferase; this translates as MMEQAQIDYQRIEQSIKYIAENFKERPSLDEIADKVHLSPDHFQKMFSAWAGVSPKKFMQFLSIDFLREKIHEVKSIDQAADLAGLSSQSRVYDLFVKIEAMTPAEYRNMGKGLIIYYGIHSTPFGDCLIAKTDRGVCALAFLSEETKEQEVQQFKEKWALASLVESLEETLHIVDQIFHRNKQGELSLFVQGTNFQLKVWEALLNIPSGQLTTYGDLAEQIANPKAVRAVGTAVGRNPIAYLIPCHRVIRKEGKLGEYRWGSDRKKALIGWEMAQQHN
- a CDS encoding amidohydrolase → MKRIIFLLGLLLFFAFSYLYLIQDFSKTKSNLIYNGIILTMEAVHPSVEAIFVEDGIIQAVGKYDELKDLADEDTEVLDLDGNTLMPGFIDSHTHAVGSSFLHSMIDLSGFKHNRPEEVWTHLESEVKNFDKGEWIVCKGLDPVLVKGLIPPHISYLDSIAPDNPLFIISQSLHSQWANSLAFQEVGIDENSPDPSASSYYEKDEAGKLTGFIAEQEAFYPFRLKLVEAGREQLVKSIVQVMDQYAAYGNTTIATLGMSTNDPNAFRLYEHLSSEKPGLLNQVLVKFGMLPERKAGVRHFAYIRKDAINLLPSSPENGDDFFKVLGVKFWYDGSPYTGSMYVEEPYLVSPLTKEGFLIPDGWRGEALIEHDSLEHWVKKYQSEGWQIAIHAQGDLAIREILEVLEKNPAGKDKRTRLEHCILLAESSIPKMKELGITPNFHINHLYYYGQALRDEIIGPERAEKLLPIKTAANAGLAYAMHADKPMFESDPISLMSTAIQRQTRQGDTLGFDQALSIEESLRAMTINAAWQLQMEDKIGSIKAGKYADFVVLDQNPLQTSPENFRDISILQTIVNGNTVYKNE
- a CDS encoding S9 family peptidase, with translation MMSIYRYLLLLGFLGLVQLSFTQKRALKIDDYFSFQQVQSPLISPDGKWVAWLQREIMFKEEKSETSLWMKSLEGGEPIRMTAKGSSVSQHRWSPDGKYLSFMANRNESKSQVWVLNRQGGEAQQLTKVKQGIGGYEWSPDGKQLLLSIREEPKKEKKEKDAKKESPKPWVIDRLQFKRDYTGYLDTLHTHLFVQTVGDTGLTQLTLGDFDAGQASWSPDGSKVVFVSNRTDNPDANSNTDIWMVSIDKPAELSQLTQNPGSDYSPAWSPDGKSIAYITSTQPEIIWYATNHLAMLSLEGKKSKVLTSKLDRNISRPKFSSDGTTIYFNLEDSGESQLARMSLKNGKIERLVKGNDILRGYDLHTSGNIAMAVSRSDLPGEVFLYRQTGIQQLTEVNKEILDSLHLASVESITFKSNDGTDIEGFFYKPFGFENGKKYPTLLRIHGGPVSQYTSAFNFEAQLFAAQGYLVIMTNPRGSSGYGQDFSMAIFQDWGKKDYEDVMAGVDYAITQGWADENKLGVGGWSYGGILTNYVITQTTRFHAAISGASEVLYVANYGHDHYQLQWEKEFGLPWENRELWEKISPFNYLTRVKTPTLIMGGEHDWNVPILNSEQMYQALKRLGVQTQLVVYPNEHHGIRRPSFIKDRYQRYLDWYAKYLNP